The Penaeus chinensis breed Huanghai No. 1 chromosome 16, ASM1920278v2, whole genome shotgun sequence genome window below encodes:
- the LOC125033583 gene encoding SAFB-like transcription modulator isoform X10, producing the protein MSTEGKTKKIDDLRVVDLRAELEKRGLDKTGVKAVLTDRLRKSGNLQWASITSGEITTRKFAEGLALEDEGQNPDEFDFEGSLPSTPAKPNRKSVDAEGDEEMVNHVNGDSANHEEEEEEEEEEQGEPQGQTQTVDATGEDVEVEQKDEENMKAEESADPCEEVGMEESEEVGEDEVGHHPDEEDTRNMEDDSINLMLEDEDKMLEDEMTFNYSERLDHDDSSNADGKERSHIKEGSTATHASADSATGNKDTTDTDSQDKKECEKPKSTSGEDKGKDDKLKDDKDHKSKGGSGSSSSSSSSSSGRNLWVSGLASSTRAQDLKSVFSKYGKVMSAKIVTNAKTPGAKCYGFVTMMSSEDASKCISQLNHTELHGRMIQVEKAKGEPGGPTRTKSSSSSSSNRKPSESKKEPSSEKKKDGEKKEGDKKEPSTEKKEGVEEKGEKEGEKKEEKKPEGKEEVARNKEHDRERRGPRNNRPYDRRQDHRGNNFRGGHTRGGRNDVLSFKQYHHPQIMEERERQRIRARERIMREEERRRREDEVRQRNIERRQREEAERLQREREKLRIERERIERQKQELLRMEREHQRLEREKLEREREELRRQQMSRLRYEETRRSLKRPADERDRRDFFDDRKRPATDSRGRLDDAPAPPRRYEDRNYERGNDSARFDRGGHGSHGSHGAGGGGGRDDMRGGGGAGSTGSRYDDRREIRDREERRPVDRSGPRDDRDHRGPPPPQASRDRPRDRWGGSGGPGMGSRSSSSMGGMAMGDMIRSNAHHMSQPGMGGMGMGMGMQNERFPMSDFRKY; encoded by the exons ATGTCGACggagggaaagacgaagaaaatagacGATTTAAGGGTGGTAGATCTCAGAGCTGAGCTCGAGAAACGCGGCTTGGACAAAACAGGTGTAAAGGCCGTCCTTACCGATCGACTACGCAAG AGTGGAAATCTACAGTGGGCTTCAATAACATCTGGCGAAATAACTACGAGAAAGTTTGCAGAAGGCCTG gcTTTAGAAGATGAAGGACAGAATCCAGATGAGTTTGATTTTGAAGGCAGTTTACCCAGCACACCTGCAAAGCCAAACAGAA AATCTGTTGAtgcagaaggagatgaagaaatggTGAACCATGTGAATGGTGACTCTGCCAaccatgaagaggaggaggaagaggaagaggaggagcagggcgAGCCTCAGGGACAGACGCAGACAGTTGATGCCAcaggtgaggatgttgaagtagagcagaaggatgaggagaatatGAAGGCTGAGGAGAGTGCTGACCCCTGTGAAGAAGTTG GCATGGAAGAGTCCGAGGAAGTGGGTGAAGATGAGGTGGGTCATCATCCAGACGAAGAAGACACCCGCAACATGGAGGATGACTCCATAAACCTTATGTTGGAGGATGAAGACAAGATGTTGGAAGATGAGATGACTTTCAACTACTCTGAACGCCTTGATCAT GATGACTCTTCAAATGCAGATGGGAAAG AGCGATCACACATCAAGGAGGGCAGCACCGCTACCCACGCCAGCGCAGACTCCGCCACGGGCAACAAGGACACAACCGACACCGATTCTCAGGATAAGAAAGAATGCGAAAAGCCCAAGAG TACATCTGGAGAGGACAAAGGGAAGGATGACAAACTTAAGGATGACAAAG ATCACAAAAGCAAAGGTGGTAGTggaagcagcagtagcagcagcagcagtagcagtggaAGGAATCTATGGGTCAGCGGATTGGCTTCCTCCACACGTGCTCAGGATCTCAAGTCAGTCTTCTCGAAGTATGGCAAG GTGATGAGTGCCAAGATTGTAACAAATGCTAAAACTCCTGGAGCTAAATGTTACGGTTTTGTCACAATGATGAGCAGTGAAGATGCTTCTAAGTGTATTTCACAGCTCAACCACACAGAACTTCATGGTCGCATGATACAAGTAGAAAAG gcAAAAGGAGAACCTGGTGGCCCCACAAGAActaaatcctcatcatcatcgtcatccaatCGCAAGCCCTCAGAATCCAAAAAAGAGCCAAGCagtgaaaagaagaaggatggagagaagaaagaaggagacaaaaaagaacctagcacagaaaagaaagagggggtagaagagaagggagagaaagaaggcgagaagaaggaagagaagaaaccagagggtaaggaggaagtgGCCCGTAACAAGGAGCATGACCGTGAGCGAAGGGGCCCCAGGAACAACCGCCCATATGATCGTAGGCAGGATCACCGTGGCAACAACTTCAGGGGCGGACACACGAGGGGAGGCCGGAATGATGTTCTCAGTTTCAAACAG TATCATCACCCCCAGATCATGGAAGAACGCGAGCGTCAACGCATTCGCGCACGGGAGAGgataatgagggaagaggagcggAGGCGGAGAGAGGACGAGGTCAGACAGAGAAATATCGAAAGACGGCAGCGTGAAGAAGCAGAGCGGCTTCAGAG ggaaagagaaaagttgCGCATTGAGCGTGAGAGAATTGAACGCCAGAAGCAGGAGCTCCTTCGAATGGAGAGAGAACAccagagattagagagagagaagttagaaagGGAACGTGAAGAACTTCGCAGGCAACAGATGAG TAGACTCCG GTATGAGGAAACACGCCGCAGCCTCAAGCGACCGGCTGATGAGCGAGACCGACGAGACTTCTTTGATGACCGCAAAAGACCAGCCACAGACAGCCGAGGTCGTCTAGATGATGCCCCTGCACCACCTCGCAG GTATGAGGACAGAAATTACGAGAGAGGTAATGATTCTGCACGATTTGATAGAGGAGGCCACGGCAGCCATGGCAGCCATGGCgctgggggcggaggggggcgcgACGATATGCGTGGCGGGGGGGGTGCAGGCAGCACAGGCAGCCGTTACGATGACAGAAGAGAAATCCGCGACCGTGAGGAGAGGAGGCCTGTCGACCGCTCGGGCCCCAGGGATGACCGTGACCACAGAGGGCCACCTCCTCCTCAGGCCTCTAGGGATAGGCCCAGAGACAG
- the LOC125033584 gene encoding uncharacterized protein LOC125033584 — translation MVIVTKLGTLVNPAILEVPPSNADENVVNFLGHSTHIAIPCPVMWIGVIIPGVKILILLGPSKVPEKEAVLTVLGSAIGTDKHFIASSITARYHIEVTQNNTNVSPEAIICQGCEFGVKDLLNIEFANICRSLSSNKRHEAKSMLQSQCHNMLLNWCSLN, via the coding sequence ATGGTCATTGTCACAAAACTTGggactctggtaaaccctgcaattctagaGGTTCCTCCATCTAATGCTGACGAGAATGTGGTCAatttccttggccacagtacccatatcgctataccatgtccagtgatgtggATTGGAGTGATCATACCAGGAGTTAAAATCCTCATTCtcttgggacctagcaaagtcccagagaaggaggctgttctcactgtgCTTGGATCAGCCATAGGGACCGACAAACATTtcatagccagctcaatcacagcccgataccacattgaagtcacccaaaaCAATACAAATGTCTCACCAGAGGCAATTATCTGCCaaggatgtgagtttggcgtaaaAGACCTCTTAAACATAGAATTTGCAAATATCTGTAGGAGCTTaagcagcaataagagacatgaagccaaaagcatgcttcagtctcagtgccataatatgcTCCTCAACTGGTGTTCCCTCAACTAA